The following proteins come from a genomic window of Deltaproteobacteria bacterium:
- a CDS encoding DNA-directed RNA polymerase subunit alpha gives MNRNWRDMIKPKRLEADEKSLTATYGKFVGEPFERGYGTTIGNSLRRILLSSLYGAAITAVRIRGILHEFSTLPGVTEDVTDIVLNLKEVRVKLLDVPVDTIRLSVKGEKKVTAADIVTGPRVEILNPDQHIATLSKEGNFEMEMVVKRGRGYVSAEHNKEEGDPVGTIPLDAIFSPVLKVNFNVTNARVGQRTDYDRLVMEIWTDGSVKPEDALAYAARILQDQLAIFINFEEETEIVEPLEEASEGKVNDNLFRPVDELELSVRSANCLQNADIKFIGELVQRSEQEMLKTKNFGRKSLNEIREILHEMGLGFGMRLESFPNREELERRRLQKEKESA, from the coding sequence ATGAACAGAAACTGGCGTGACATGATCAAGCCGAAGCGGCTCGAGGCCGACGAGAAGAGCCTCACCGCCACCTACGGCAAGTTCGTCGGCGAGCCCTTCGAGCGCGGCTACGGCACTACCATCGGCAACTCGCTGCGCCGCATCCTCCTGTCGTCGCTCTACGGCGCGGCGATCACGGCGGTGCGCATCCGCGGCATCCTCCATGAGTTCTCGACGCTGCCGGGCGTCACGGAGGACGTGACGGACATCGTCCTGAACCTGAAGGAAGTCCGGGTGAAGTTGCTCGACGTGCCCGTCGACACGATCCGGCTCTCGGTCAAGGGTGAGAAGAAGGTGACGGCGGCCGACATCGTGACCGGTCCGCGCGTCGAGATCCTGAATCCCGACCAGCACATCGCCACGCTCTCGAAGGAAGGAAACTTCGAGATGGAGATGGTGGTGAAGCGCGGGCGGGGCTACGTCTCCGCCGAGCACAACAAGGAGGAGGGCGATCCCGTCGGCACGATTCCGCTCGACGCGATCTTCTCGCCGGTGCTGAAGGTCAACTTCAACGTGACGAACGCGCGCGTCGGGCAGCGCACCGACTACGACCGGCTGGTCATGGAGATCTGGACCGACGGCAGCGTGAAGCCCGAGGACGCGCTCGCCTACGCCGCCCGCATCTTGCAGGACCAGCTCGCGATCTTCATCAATTTCGAGGAAGAGACCGAGATCGTCGAGCCGCTCGAAGAGGCAAGCGAGGGCAAGGTCAACGACAACCTCTTCCGTCCGGTCGACGAGCTCGAGCTGTCCGTCCGCTCGGCGAACTGTCTGCAGAACGCCGACATCAAGTTCATCGGCGAGCTCGTGCAGCGCTCCGAGCAGGAGATGCTCAAGACCAAGAATTTCGGGCGGAAGAGCCTGAACGAGATCCGCGAGATCCTGCACGAGATGGGGCTCGGCTTCGGCATGCGGCTCGAGAGCTTCCCGAACCGCGAAGAGCTCGAGCGCCGCCGATTGCAGAAGGAGAAGGAGAGCGCCTGA
- the rplQ gene encoding 50S ribosomal protein L17, producing MRHLNAGRKLNRSASHRRALFRNLVTALLERERIKTTDAKAKETRRLAERMITLGKEGTLAARRRALTFVQSRAVVKKLFDDIAPRFKERNGGYTRIIKVGIRHGDAAPVSVLELVARAADLEAASEGDKKKRRGAPRGQKARAKSGKGDAPAKASRKRAAAG from the coding sequence ATGCGTCACCTGAACGCCGGACGCAAGCTCAACAGGTCGGCGTCGCACCGCCGCGCGTTGTTCCGCAATTTGGTGACGGCGCTGCTCGAGCGCGAGCGGATCAAGACCACCGATGCCAAGGCCAAGGAGACGCGCCGTCTCGCCGAGCGCATGATCACCCTCGGCAAGGAGGGCACGCTCGCGGCGCGGCGTCGCGCGCTCACCTTCGTGCAGAGCCGCGCGGTCGTGAAGAAGCTTTTCGACGACATCGCGCCGCGCTTCAAGGAGCGAAACGGTGGCTACACCCGCATCATCAAGGTGGGGATCCGCCACGGCGATGCGGCGCCGGTTTCCGTGCTCGAGCTCGTGGCGCGCGCCGCGGATCTCGAGGCGGCGAGCGAGGGCGACAAGAAGAAGCGGCGGGGAGCGCCGCGCGGACAGAAGGCGCGAGCCAAGAGCGGGAAGGGCGACGCTCCGGCGAAGGCGTCCCGCAAGCGCGCCGCTGCCGGCTGA
- a CDS encoding arginine--tRNA ligase, whose protein sequence is MKKPLEDVLRDACERAIKGGELVATTLPPLFLSVPKEAEHGDLATNVAMVLARGEKKPPRAVAETIVRHIHDPAKILAEITIAGPGFINFRFAPSYWWRCLVDCERAAETYGHSRVGEGARLQIEFVSANPTGPLHVGHARGAVTGDAIARLLAATGHVVEREYYVNDAGNQMEMLGASTYARYMELCGRPVPFPEEGYHGDYVRDVAAAIRAAEGDGWVDADGDAARAHMRDRAGGMLLDAIRDDLATLAIGFDAYVSERRLRDDGAVDAAIAALDERGAVYDADGARWFRSTEFGDDKDRPLVKSGGEFTYFGADVAYHRHKLARGFDRVIDVWGADHHGHILRMKAALTALGLDAARLEVVLVQVVSLTRAGMPVRMGKRSGSFVTLREVVEEVGADATRFFLLMRKSDAQLEFDLDLAKQRTAENPVFYVQYGHARIASIFKQAVAAGYDGSAVGAADPSRLVEAEELGLIRMLAQFPEAVGQAALEREPHRVVFYLMQLAGDFHRYYNRTRILGEDRELARARLLLAVNVQKVIRVGLRLLGISAPDAM, encoded by the coding sequence ATGAAGAAGCCTCTCGAAGACGTGCTGCGCGATGCCTGTGAACGGGCCATCAAGGGGGGAGAGCTGGTTGCGACAACTCTCCCCCCTTTGTTTCTGAGCGTCCCGAAAGAGGCGGAGCACGGCGATCTCGCCACCAACGTGGCGATGGTGCTCGCGCGCGGCGAGAAGAAGCCGCCGCGTGCGGTGGCGGAGACCATCGTTCGCCACATCCACGATCCGGCGAAGATCCTCGCCGAGATCACGATCGCCGGACCGGGGTTCATCAACTTCCGTTTCGCGCCGTCCTACTGGTGGCGCTGTCTCGTCGACTGCGAGCGCGCGGCCGAGACGTACGGTCATTCGCGTGTCGGCGAGGGCGCGCGGCTGCAGATCGAGTTCGTGAGCGCCAATCCGACCGGTCCCCTGCATGTCGGGCACGCGCGCGGCGCCGTCACCGGCGACGCGATCGCGCGGCTGCTCGCCGCGACCGGCCATGTCGTCGAGCGCGAGTACTACGTGAACGACGCCGGCAACCAGATGGAGATGCTCGGCGCTTCGACGTATGCCCGCTACATGGAGCTCTGCGGCCGTCCGGTGCCATTTCCCGAGGAGGGATATCACGGGGACTACGTTCGCGACGTTGCCGCCGCCATCCGGGCGGCCGAGGGCGATGGCTGGGTCGATGCCGACGGGGACGCGGCGCGCGCCCATATGCGCGACCGTGCCGGCGGTATGCTGCTCGACGCCATCCGCGACGACCTGGCAACGCTCGCGATCGGCTTCGACGCATACGTGAGCGAGCGCAGGCTCCGCGACGACGGCGCGGTCGACGCTGCGATCGCCGCGCTCGACGAGCGTGGGGCCGTGTACGACGCCGACGGCGCACGCTGGTTCCGCTCGACCGAGTTCGGCGATGACAAGGATCGTCCGCTCGTGAAGTCGGGGGGCGAGTTCACCTACTTCGGCGCCGACGTCGCGTACCATAGGCACAAGCTCGCGCGCGGCTTCGACCGGGTCATCGACGTGTGGGGCGCCGATCACCACGGCCACATCCTGCGCATGAAGGCCGCGCTCACGGCGCTCGGACTGGATGCGGCGCGGCTCGAGGTGGTGCTCGTACAGGTCGTGAGCCTGACGCGTGCCGGTATGCCGGTGCGGATGGGGAAGCGTTCCGGGTCGTTCGTGACGCTGCGTGAGGTGGTCGAGGAGGTCGGCGCGGATGCGACGCGCTTCTTCCTGCTCATGCGCAAGTCGGATGCGCAGCTCGAGTTCGACCTCGATCTGGCCAAGCAGCGCACGGCCGAGAATCCCGTCTTCTACGTCCAGTACGGCCACGCGCGGATCGCGAGCATTTTCAAGCAGGCGGTGGCGGCGGGCTACGACGGAAGCGCCGTCGGCGCCGCGGATCCGAGCCGGCTCGTCGAGGCGGAGGAGCTCGGGTTGATCCGCATGCTGGCGCAGTTTCCCGAGGCGGTCGGGCAGGCGGCTCTCGAACGCGAGCCGCATCGGGTCGTGTTCTATCTCATGCAGCTCGCCGGCGACTTCCATCGCTACTACAATCGCACCCGCATTCTCGGAGAAGACCGTGAGCTGGCGCGAGCGCGCCTGCTCCTCGCTGTCAACGTGCAGAAGGTGATCCGCGTCGGACTGCGGCTGTTGGGCATCAGCGCGCCCGACGCAATGTGA